One Halorientalis litorea DNA segment encodes these proteins:
- a CDS encoding response regulator transcription factor: MTAEIVIAEDDETTREAVEFNLTENGWDVVAFTDGDACWEHLGSRTSDTPDLVVLDVMMPELDGLSVLERIRNHDALVDLPVVMLTSRNREEDIVQALDAGADDFVAKPFSEAELVGRIEVVLDAV, encoded by the coding sequence ATGACCGCCGAAATAGTGATCGCTGAGGACGATGAGACGACCCGGGAAGCCGTCGAATTCAACCTGACTGAAAACGGATGGGACGTGGTGGCGTTCACAGATGGTGATGCGTGTTGGGAGCATCTCGGATCACGGACCAGCGATACACCAGATCTCGTGGTCTTAGACGTGATGATGCCCGAACTCGATGGCCTTTCCGTCCTCGAACGTATCCGGAATCACGACGCACTCGTGGATCTGCCAGTCGTCATGTTGACGTCCCGCAACCGGGAGGAAGATATCGTGCAAGCACTCGACGCCGGTGCTGACGATTTTGTGGCAAAGCCCTTCTCGGAAGCCGAACTTGTGGGGCGAATCGAGGTCGTTCTCGACGCAGTCTGA
- a CDS encoding poly-gamma-glutamate biosynthesis protein PgsC/CapC has product MWVATLLAVVGLLGVAVTTQFTGYRLGGAITVPVLAVYTLKNVLMVPVFVLSTIAAYIGLWYLRQRTLIYGRDQFVAALVIGTSVPLVTLLGLTQVGFDADLIVFIGSILPGLAAYNFHSIKPEFRRNDLLATIGLFAGLVVIGWGLVTPGIAARFGTVTPPVLFAETADVAVYKNAVVDISAEAVVISREVVAGLFVLGLLLSERIRGRFGVRVGVITAVLLAVYALTNAWLIAMYLVLVVLAFGFVQAVNAAILRYGRVLLGTTTAFALLVAVPLTLSLPISRGLSAFFIAFLAGITAYNAHVTGPFERRLVLPLQAVVFVPAVLVARLFATPEPKGIPQELTLPVILIGVFVVLVGLGIGRWYAVDKPDESEVLSASVLSGGDS; this is encoded by the coding sequence ATGTGGGTTGCTACGCTGTTGGCCGTCGTAGGGTTACTTGGCGTAGCAGTGACGACACAGTTTACTGGCTACCGACTCGGTGGAGCGATCACCGTCCCGGTCCTCGCAGTGTACACGCTCAAAAACGTCCTGATGGTGCCGGTGTTCGTCCTCAGTACTATCGCAGCGTACATCGGTCTCTGGTATCTTCGACAGCGAACCCTGATCTACGGTCGAGACCAATTCGTCGCCGCATTAGTCATCGGAACGTCAGTCCCGTTGGTAACGCTTCTTGGGCTGACTCAGGTCGGGTTTGATGCAGATCTCATCGTGTTTATCGGCAGCATTCTCCCCGGTCTCGCGGCCTACAACTTCCACAGCATCAAGCCGGAGTTTCGCCGGAACGATTTACTCGCAACGATAGGACTGTTTGCAGGACTGGTCGTCATCGGGTGGGGACTGGTCACGCCGGGGATAGCTGCCCGATTCGGGACAGTGACGCCACCGGTGTTGTTCGCAGAAACCGCCGACGTTGCGGTGTATAAAAATGCAGTTGTTGATATTTCAGCAGAAGCAGTCGTCATTTCGAGGGAAGTCGTGGCCGGTCTCTTCGTTCTCGGTCTTCTGTTATCCGAGCGTATCCGAGGGAGATTTGGCGTCCGGGTGGGGGTCATTACGGCTGTCCTGCTGGCAGTCTACGCCCTCACAAACGCCTGGCTGATCGCCATGTATCTCGTGTTAGTGGTTCTTGCATTTGGCTTCGTTCAGGCGGTGAACGCCGCAATACTGCGGTATGGCCGGGTACTGCTCGGAACCACCACCGCGTTTGCACTTCTCGTGGCAGTGCCACTCACGCTCTCGCTCCCGATTAGTCGTGGGCTGTCTGCGTTTTTCATTGCCTTCCTCGCGGGCATCACAGCGTATAACGCTCACGTGACAGGGCCATTCGAGCGGCGTCTGGTACTGCCTCTCCAAGCAGTCGTGTTCGTTCCAGCGGTGCTCGTGGCTCGGCTGTTCGCCACACCGGAACCGAAGGGCATCCCACAAGAACTCACGCTTCCAGTGATACTGATAGGCGTGTTCGTCGTGTTGGTCGGCTTGGGGATCGGGCGCTGGTATGCGGTTGACAAACCTGACGAGTCCGAGGTCCTGTCGGCATCCGTTCTGTCGGGAGGTGACTCATGA
- a CDS encoding Mur ligase family protein → MSTTAYEIYGRGFGWSWRLRIQERVVATGGHHYDTSQEARQAVDRVRGAVASLGGDEDAFESEDISDPRTIVREDPTPSGELPQDRNNWVWQLQTPERTLANSADRFATESDARHALERFLERATGALPMFMVGAEYEWRNEPRSIEVGKPSLTGIIKELTRGFRHRKALRRLDTRIAVAGSRGKTSTTRRLDDVFNRRGYDTLTKITGNHPTLIHNGEVHPIDRRGPRTTLYENISVIGEFAPELDAYAAEDIGIFENQGITEYTTRLINQQLIDPDIVILTNVRQDHNDTLGKTRTKIARSFARSVSAGTHVISGEQHPVLHEYMGEEIERRGGTIEQVEIPERHEGMIGAETAHAIDAVLSFLGESPLPDGELEAFLDAIQPEWTRLPDGRVFNAAQVNDVESTEMVRQALVSEDEQILPFVYLRRDRRGRTASFAEYVDLLYDQGHINEVHVGGANTRAFAESTDLPVTQHDDDTDADTVLTNLLAGTDPVVIMGNTVDEFMREFEQAVSTREKEANEPIKQK, encoded by the coding sequence ATGAGCACGACTGCATACGAGATATACGGGCGAGGGTTCGGTTGGTCGTGGCGACTCCGTATTCAGGAACGCGTGGTTGCGACCGGAGGCCATCACTACGATACGTCACAGGAGGCCCGACAGGCTGTCGACCGAGTTCGAGGAGCAGTTGCCTCGCTCGGCGGCGATGAGGACGCGTTCGAAAGCGAGGATATCAGCGATCCGCGAACGATTGTCAGAGAAGACCCGACGCCGTCCGGCGAGCTTCCACAGGATCGGAACAATTGGGTGTGGCAATTACAGACACCCGAGCGCACACTCGCCAACAGTGCAGACCGGTTTGCTACGGAGAGCGATGCCAGGCATGCGTTAGAGCGGTTCCTAGAGCGGGCCACGGGTGCCCTCCCCATGTTCATGGTCGGTGCCGAATACGAGTGGCGGAACGAACCGCGGTCTATCGAGGTCGGGAAGCCGAGCCTGACCGGTATCATTAAGGAGTTAACACGAGGGTTCCGTCACCGCAAAGCACTCCGACGCCTGGACACTCGCATCGCCGTGGCGGGGAGTCGTGGCAAGACATCGACGACCCGCCGCCTCGACGACGTGTTCAATCGCCGGGGCTACGATACGCTGACGAAGATTACCGGGAATCATCCGACACTCATCCACAACGGCGAGGTTCACCCCATCGACCGACGCGGGCCTCGGACGACGCTGTACGAGAACATCAGCGTGATCGGGGAGTTCGCTCCGGAACTCGATGCCTATGCCGCCGAGGATATCGGCATCTTCGAAAATCAGGGCATCACCGAGTACACCACCCGGCTCATTAATCAACAACTCATCGATCCGGACATCGTCATTCTCACCAACGTCCGTCAGGATCACAACGACACGCTCGGCAAAACGCGAACCAAAATTGCCCGATCATTCGCACGGTCGGTCTCCGCCGGGACACACGTCATTAGTGGGGAACAACACCCTGTTCTCCACGAGTATATGGGAGAAGAGATCGAACGGCGGGGCGGTACCATCGAACAGGTCGAGATTCCAGAACGACACGAGGGGATGATCGGGGCAGAAACTGCCCACGCGATTGACGCGGTTCTGTCGTTTCTCGGCGAATCGCCTCTGCCCGACGGTGAACTCGAAGCGTTTTTAGATGCGATCCAGCCGGAGTGGACCCGACTTCCCGACGGTCGTGTGTTCAACGCAGCACAAGTGAACGACGTCGAGAGTACGGAAATGGTCCGCCAGGCACTCGTTTCGGAAGACGAACAGATACTCCCGTTCGTCTATCTCCGACGAGATCGACGGGGGCGAACCGCCTCCTTCGCAGAGTACGTTGACCTTCTCTACGACCAAGGCCACATCAATGAAGTTCACGTCGGTGGGGCCAACACGCGGGCCTTCGCCGAGAGCACTGATCTTCCGGTGACCCAACACGACGACGACACCGACGCCGACACTGTGCTGACCAATCTTCTCGCAGGGACAGACCCTGTCGTCATCATGGGAAACACCGTCGATGAGTTCATGCGTGAGTTCGAGCAGGCAGTAAGCACTCGAGAAAAAGAAGCCAACGAACCAATCAAACAGAAGTAG
- a CDS encoding CapA family protein: protein MDQWSRREFVRIATVGAGAGIAGCNALSPSESTENDFQTEQTGQRSARSSEPISGRVVDIEGEGITGATLKAIVPGRGSVAETTTDEQGRFEVVEVDGPIWLRATKTDFIGRTVAVAPGTSPRIRLSPREGTVALSFGGDVMFGRRFYEDDHPLEPHFQIRPDDRMESHQTILQYISPLLEDADLTSVNLETPLTTTAWRHPSKRYHFVSHPDAAPAMADAGIDYVALGNNHTLDALTPGLDETLQALSAAGIERSGAGRSSTEAWEPTYFERRGLTIGLVSCTTVTGDQYDIDWAADDNQSETYAVSGDDVAGTPDTEQLTVSGSVGVAAATRDRISRTVSGVDANADVTVVQIHGGSEYQQEPTDRIRRLTETAKTAGADVVVNHHPHVTGGVELQDEALVAWTLGNLVFDQEFWSTFPSYLLTVHVTADGITRAYVDPLLIEGYVPKGVVDKPRTWQFRETAALSSDEFSLDHNRLEYVARDETPARTATRTLDGDGTIYTRNSGWVNRVIDGAESVELGRDLLPTGTFDDPDIDDGRHEGPL, encoded by the coding sequence ATGGATCAGTGGTCCCGTCGTGAATTCGTTCGGATTGCAACGGTCGGAGCGGGAGCGGGAATTGCCGGGTGTAACGCTCTTTCGCCGTCCGAGTCGACCGAAAACGATTTTCAGACAGAACAGACCGGTCAAAGATCCGCACGTAGCTCCGAGCCCATATCGGGGCGAGTTGTCGACATAGAGGGCGAGGGGATCACCGGTGCGACGCTGAAAGCGATCGTCCCAGGGAGAGGATCCGTAGCCGAGACAACCACTGATGAGCAAGGACGATTTGAAGTAGTGGAGGTCGACGGACCCATCTGGCTTCGCGCAACGAAAACGGATTTTATCGGACGGACTGTCGCTGTGGCTCCGGGAACGAGTCCTCGTATCAGACTCTCACCTCGTGAGGGAACAGTCGCGCTCAGTTTCGGCGGCGACGTAATGTTTGGCCGTCGGTTCTACGAGGACGACCACCCTCTCGAACCGCACTTCCAGATTCGACCTGATGACCGGATGGAATCACACCAGACGATACTACAGTACATCTCCCCCCTGTTAGAGGACGCCGATCTCACGTCAGTGAATCTCGAAACACCGCTGACGACGACGGCATGGAGACACCCCTCCAAACGGTACCACTTCGTATCGCACCCGGACGCCGCACCCGCGATGGCCGATGCCGGGATCGACTACGTCGCACTGGGGAACAACCACACGCTCGACGCGTTGACGCCGGGGTTGGATGAGACGTTACAGGCACTCTCTGCTGCCGGGATCGAACGGTCTGGTGCCGGCAGGTCCAGCACAGAAGCGTGGGAACCGACGTACTTCGAACGGCGGGGACTTACCATCGGCTTGGTCTCCTGTACTACCGTTACGGGCGACCAGTACGATATCGACTGGGCAGCCGACGACAACCAGTCCGAGACATACGCAGTGTCGGGGGACGACGTGGCCGGGACACCCGACACCGAGCAACTGACGGTCTCCGGGAGTGTCGGGGTAGCAGCGGCGACTCGCGACCGAATATCTCGGACGGTATCGGGGGTCGACGCGAACGCGGACGTAACGGTCGTCCAGATCCACGGCGGCTCCGAGTATCAACAGGAACCGACCGACAGAATCAGACGCCTGACCGAAACGGCAAAGACAGCCGGTGCAGACGTTGTCGTCAATCACCACCCACACGTAACCGGTGGAGTGGAACTGCAGGATGAGGCACTGGTCGCGTGGACGCTTGGAAACCTCGTGTTCGACCAGGAGTTCTGGTCGACGTTTCCGTCGTATCTCTTGACGGTCCACGTCACTGCTGATGGTATCACCAGAGCGTACGTTGACCCGCTCCTGATTGAAGGCTACGTTCCGAAAGGGGTGGTCGACAAACCGAGGACGTGGCAATTCCGGGAAACAGCCGCGTTGTCGTCGGATGAGTTCTCGCTTGACCACAACAGGCTGGAGTACGTCGCAAGAGACGAGACACCGGCCCGGACAGCAACCCGAACGCTGGACGGAGACGGGACGATATACACGCGGAACTCGGGATGGGTCAACCGAGTCATAGACGGGGCGGAATCTGTCGAACTGGGCCGTGACCTCCTTCCGACTGGGACGTTCGACGACCCTGATATCGACGACGGACGGCACGAAGGTCCGTTATGA
- a CDS encoding histidine kinase N-terminal 7TM domain-containing protein — protein MSVTQFNPVLFYFPAIISVGVALFAWQYRSNPGGKPLIVHGFGSAVWILSYGAGTRLDSQLVAPSLLGVSWLAAVVVAISGMYVAVEYTERTWFKRPLVLGSVGGYLCLEALMIGLNPGNLFYTRTPTVVQNGTPVYEFGVWWAVHLLVVFVAATAMLAMFLEAYVYESGTYRKQTRTILGGIAVIYIAAIVEVAGLEPYPDMLYNATMAGSTVLSVTFLWALFYADFLDLTPVARRTLLDEVEDATFVLDDQDRLVYANQVAQDLFNTGTEYVGMPTDAFFHSDESETPDQFMKKANGGTEIVTSPDSEKRYFSVSESAVGAGGRNHTFILHEITAERKYRQHVEKQRDDLETLSQVLRHDIRNDLQLITAYAELLDDECETEGKQQYIDTINESADHAIELTQTAWDLSEVMLSDDVEKERVDLQTILEGEVTEVKASYPGATLEFGTPVPSVTLATNETVSSVFRNLLKNAIQHNDEEVAEVIISAVEHEETVTVHIADNGPGVPDGRKEAVFGKGEQGLDSSGTGIGLHLVERIVGTHDGQVWIEDNDPEGAIFNVELPTV, from the coding sequence ATGAGTGTGACTCAGTTCAATCCGGTCTTGTTTTACTTTCCGGCCATCATCTCAGTGGGTGTCGCACTGTTCGCGTGGCAGTACCGTTCGAATCCCGGCGGCAAACCGCTTATTGTCCATGGGTTTGGGTCAGCCGTGTGGATACTCAGTTATGGAGCAGGCACTAGACTCGACAGCCAACTGGTCGCTCCCAGTTTGCTGGGCGTTTCGTGGCTCGCTGCAGTCGTGGTGGCCATCTCCGGCATGTATGTCGCCGTAGAGTACACTGAACGAACATGGTTTAAGCGACCCCTGGTGCTGGGTAGTGTCGGTGGCTACCTCTGCCTGGAGGCACTGATGATTGGACTCAATCCCGGCAATCTCTTTTATACCCGTACACCGACGGTTGTTCAAAATGGGACACCGGTCTATGAGTTTGGCGTCTGGTGGGCGGTTCATCTCCTTGTGGTGTTTGTCGCAGCCACTGCTATGCTGGCGATGTTTCTGGAAGCATACGTGTACGAGAGTGGGACCTATCGTAAGCAGACCCGAACAATACTAGGGGGTATTGCAGTCATTTACATCGCGGCCATTGTTGAGGTTGCCGGACTCGAGCCGTATCCAGACATGCTGTACAACGCAACGATGGCCGGGAGTACAGTCCTGTCCGTGACGTTCCTCTGGGCGCTGTTCTACGCCGACTTTCTGGACCTGACTCCCGTCGCGCGCAGGACGTTGTTAGACGAAGTAGAGGACGCTACGTTTGTTCTTGATGACCAGGACCGTCTCGTGTATGCCAACCAGGTTGCTCAAGACCTGTTTAATACTGGGACAGAGTACGTTGGTATGCCGACAGACGCCTTTTTTCACTCAGACGAAAGCGAAACTCCCGATCAGTTTATGAAAAAGGCCAACGGTGGGACAGAAATTGTGACCTCGCCTGACAGTGAGAAACGATACTTTTCTGTGTCAGAGTCAGCGGTCGGCGCCGGTGGGAGAAACCATACATTCATCTTACACGAAATCACGGCAGAAAGAAAGTACAGACAGCACGTTGAAAAGCAACGAGACGATCTTGAGACGCTAAGTCAGGTTCTGAGACACGACATACGCAACGACCTCCAACTGATCACAGCGTACGCTGAACTCCTCGACGACGAGTGTGAAACAGAAGGCAAACAACAGTACATAGACACAATCAATGAGAGCGCTGACCACGCCATTGAACTCACGCAGACGGCGTGGGATTTATCAGAGGTTATGCTCTCAGACGATGTTGAGAAAGAGCGGGTCGATCTCCAAACGATTCTGGAAGGCGAAGTTACAGAAGTAAAAGCCTCGTATCCCGGTGCGACTCTTGAGTTCGGAACGCCGGTACCCTCAGTCACACTCGCAACAAACGAAACGGTCTCCTCGGTGTTTCGGAATCTGTTGAAAAACGCCATTCAGCACAATGATGAGGAGGTGGCTGAGGTGATTATCTCGGCAGTCGAACATGAGGAGACAGTAACAGTCCACATTGCCGATAATGGTCCTGGCGTCCCTGACGGTAGAAAAGAGGCAGTCTTCGGGAAAGGAGAGCAAGGATTAGACAGTTCTGGCACAGGGATAGGATTACATCTCGTTGAGAGGATTGTTGGCACACACGATGGTCAGGTGTGGATCGAAGATAACGACCCCGAAGGGGCGATATTCAACGTTGAACTACCCACAGTTTAA